One window of Polynucleobacter sp. HIN5 genomic DNA carries:
- a CDS encoding glycosyltransferase family 9 protein has product MERNNQLLKSLDFWVGTPLLYCLSLFKRRSVKRTYEIKAIGIFAFAAIGDSILSSCILDPLRKQYPETKIIIFASKANAGIYSILSGYDEMVILPVTKPLMVFKVLKKYYLDILIDTSQWTKLSAIYSVLIQANIKIGFKTKGQYRHFGYDLVVPHSNKVHELKNFQALLKPLGIAFQGSPSLKMEQIETQNLASIGIETNRPYIIFHPWASGTRSNQREWPVDFWVELAKNLIAKDHNILISGSSHNLADSQRLARAIGFENQTVILAGKLLFSQLAKVILEAKVVISVNTGIAHLADHLKVPTIVLNGPTNSARWGVVNERSLNIDVPQENGGGFLNLGFEYSHHCPYIMNQISVQQVQSKIDEMLGN; this is encoded by the coding sequence TCTCTATTGCTTATCACTTTTCAAGAGAAGGTCAGTAAAGAGGACTTATGAAATTAAGGCTATAGGTATCTTTGCGTTTGCAGCAATTGGAGACTCCATCTTATCCTCTTGCATACTAGATCCTTTGCGAAAGCAATACCCCGAAACGAAAATTATTATTTTTGCTTCTAAGGCAAATGCTGGTATTTACTCGATTCTTTCTGGATATGATGAGATGGTGATCTTGCCGGTGACCAAACCACTCATGGTATTTAAGGTATTAAAAAAATACTACTTAGATATATTGATTGATACCTCGCAGTGGACAAAATTAAGCGCTATTTATAGTGTACTTATTCAAGCAAATATCAAAATTGGTTTTAAAACGAAAGGGCAATATCGTCATTTTGGGTATGACCTTGTTGTTCCTCACTCAAACAAAGTTCATGAATTGAAGAACTTTCAAGCTCTATTAAAACCTTTGGGCATCGCTTTTCAAGGATCACCATCATTGAAGATGGAACAGATCGAGACTCAAAATCTGGCGTCCATTGGCATAGAAACGAATCGACCATATATTATTTTTCATCCTTGGGCGAGCGGTACGCGATCAAACCAACGTGAGTGGCCAGTCGATTTTTGGGTGGAATTGGCAAAAAATCTAATAGCAAAAGATCATAATATTTTGATTTCTGGATCCTCACATAATCTTGCAGATAGTCAAAGACTTGCAAGAGCGATTGGTTTTGAAAACCAAACAGTGATCCTTGCGGGTAAGCTGTTGTTTTCTCAACTCGCCAAGGTAATTTTGGAGGCAAAAGTAGTCATTTCCGTAAATACTGGAATTGCTCATTTGGCTGATCATTTAAAGGTTCCAACGATTGTGCTGAATGGACCAACCAATTCGGCCCGCTGGGGCGTAGTCAATGAGCGTTCATTAAATATTGACGTCCCCCAAGAAAACGGCGGCGGATTTTTAAACCTAGGATTTGAATATTCCCATCATTGTCCATACATCATGAATCAAATTTCGGTACAGCAGGTTCAATCAAAAATTGATGAGATGCTCGGAAATTAA
- a CDS encoding undecaprenyl-phosphate glucose phosphotransferase produces MRRSVSSNSFIHRIVDTGIIYATGFIALQIRFWNSPIPNESYEIFILGACVVYLLISSQAFSEKFSLSPTQQILRVSKLWLTLFLIVLFVIVFTQSGNLLSRIWLVLWSALAWFFLISGNLIVDIIFSKLHGLAANKKKVAIIGSGVVATQLADQINQTFNPEYELICTVSQSDDNSSIESLSGQLLDEIWIALPISESAKLPLLIDQLRFSSASIKYAPDLFTFRLINHGSTEILGVNMLNVNASPFSGQALLIKNLEDFILSFLILILLSPLLLFLAIAVKLTSPGPVLYKQERVGLNGRPFKMLKFRSMPVDVEKSGVRWGNSESKTVHPFSRWMRRMNLDELPQFINVLLGQMSIVGPRPERVEFIDEFARQIPNYAKKHLVKAGITGWAQIHGLRGDTDLHKRIEYDLYYIENWSLLLDLKIILLTAIEPFLSKKIAS; encoded by the coding sequence ATGCGAAGATCAGTCTCCTCCAATTCATTCATTCATCGAATCGTTGATACTGGAATTATCTACGCTACAGGATTTATCGCTTTACAAATTCGTTTTTGGAACAGTCCCATACCCAATGAATCATATGAAATATTCATACTTGGTGCTTGTGTTGTTTATTTATTAATTTCATCGCAAGCTTTTAGCGAAAAATTCTCATTATCTCCAACACAACAAATACTACGAGTTAGTAAGCTCTGGCTTACTTTGTTCTTAATCGTTTTGTTTGTGATTGTTTTTACTCAAAGTGGAAATCTATTATCTCGAATTTGGTTGGTCCTTTGGTCGGCACTGGCATGGTTTTTCTTAATCTCAGGCAATCTAATAGTTGATATTATTTTTTCCAAACTTCATGGACTTGCTGCCAATAAAAAAAAGGTGGCAATCATTGGTAGCGGGGTAGTGGCGACCCAGTTAGCTGACCAAATCAACCAAACTTTCAATCCCGAATATGAATTAATCTGTACCGTTTCTCAGAGTGACGACAACTCTTCAATAGAATCACTATCGGGGCAATTATTAGATGAGATCTGGATCGCCCTTCCAATTAGCGAGTCTGCAAAACTTCCTCTCCTAATAGATCAATTGCGATTTAGTTCCGCTAGTATTAAGTATGCGCCTGATCTTTTCACATTTCGCTTGATCAATCATGGATCGACCGAGATTTTAGGTGTCAATATGCTCAATGTGAATGCCTCGCCCTTTTCTGGTCAAGCACTACTCATTAAGAATTTAGAAGACTTCATCCTTTCCTTTTTAATTTTGATTCTATTGAGTCCATTACTCTTATTTTTAGCCATAGCGGTAAAGCTCACCTCTCCTGGCCCTGTACTTTATAAGCAAGAACGGGTGGGTCTAAATGGTCGGCCATTTAAGATGCTGAAGTTTCGCTCGATGCCAGTCGATGTTGAGAAAAGTGGTGTGCGATGGGGAAATTCAGAGTCCAAAACAGTACATCCTTTCTCCAGATGGATGCGGCGTATGAATTTGGATGAATTGCCTCAGTTTATTAATGTGCTTTTGGGGCAAATGTCGATTGTAGGGCCACGACCCGAGCGGGTTGAATTTATTGATGAGTTTGCAAGACAAATCCCAAATTATGCGAAAAAACATTTGGTGAAAGCTGGAATTACTGGGTGGGCTCAGATTCATGGGCTTCGCGGCGACACTGACCTCCATAAACGGATTGAATATGATCTGTACTATATTGAAAACTGGTCTTTGTTGCTCGATCTCAAAATCATTCTCTTGACTGCTATTGAGCCTTTTTTATCAAAGAAAATCGCTTCATAA
- a CDS encoding EpsG family protein, translating to MSQAQSNPSYIEIGLIGEYSLGGLCFFSALVIFSLIFYHKPNTKIESQLYWFFALILVIFSAIRPIGLSRDDLHYLEISKNICSIVECIQLIQGSRDWGWYLFVALLKSAMPAERAILVLSGICTFIQLLIIDRLCRHKLLALTLFIPLSYLYYDFTLLRAGLALTVFFMAFYFLVRSKQFLGSTLLLSNYFFHSQGIFSIGLILFNQISRYKYIGIIVITLLVIFIYLEWTPSFEQLLPLSKNESAPYWDQYRQGLFDNQINFPLAHLLIIGYVIFILLINDSTTEEKNRDQLAFASILLAIFLAWFFAPIHAIQTRLFDFYAAPLVFLAGNLRGPRITQGITLLIAILLYIRMEFLHNWIIG from the coding sequence ATGTCCCAAGCTCAAAGTAATCCTTCATACATTGAAATCGGCTTGATAGGAGAATACTCTTTAGGGGGGCTTTGTTTTTTTAGCGCCCTAGTCATATTTAGTTTGATTTTTTATCACAAACCTAATACGAAAATAGAAAGCCAACTTTACTGGTTTTTTGCTCTTATATTGGTAATATTTAGCGCCATACGTCCAATTGGACTATCCCGAGATGACTTACATTATTTAGAAATCTCCAAGAATATTTGCTCAATTGTAGAATGTATCCAGCTGATTCAAGGTTCACGTGATTGGGGCTGGTATCTATTTGTAGCTTTACTGAAATCAGCGATGCCAGCTGAACGTGCGATTCTAGTGCTAAGTGGCATTTGTACTTTTATCCAATTACTCATTATTGATCGACTATGCCGTCATAAATTACTGGCACTAACTTTATTTATACCTCTCAGTTACTTATATTATGATTTTACCCTTCTACGGGCCGGTCTTGCGCTAACTGTTTTTTTTATGGCTTTTTATTTTTTAGTACGTTCAAAGCAATTTTTAGGATCTACCCTTTTGCTAAGTAATTATTTTTTTCACTCACAAGGTATTTTTTCTATTGGTCTCATTTTATTTAATCAAATCTCGAGATATAAATATATAGGAATCATAGTAATCACATTACTAGTTATATTTATCTATTTAGAATGGACGCCATCTTTTGAGCAACTATTGCCCCTTAGTAAAAATGAATCTGCCCCCTATTGGGACCAATATCGACAAGGTTTATTTGATAATCAAATCAACTTTCCGTTAGCACATCTACTAATTATTGGATATGTAATTTTTATTTTACTGATCAATGATTCAACTACAGAAGAGAAGAACAGGGATCAGTTGGCCTTTGCAAGTATTTTATTAGCGATATTCCTTGCTTGGTTCTTCGCACCAATTCATGCAATCCAAACTCGCTTATTTGATTTTTATGCAGCGCCTTTAGTTTTTCTAGCTGGTAATCTTCGTGGCCCTCGGATTACACAGGGGATTACTTTGCTAATAGCAATTTTGCTTTATATCCGTATGGAATTTCTTCATAATTGGATCATTGGCTAA
- a CDS encoding Wzz/FepE/Etk N-terminal domain-containing protein: MTNFHQNTENLNSQNLDAGAHEISLIHLLIFFKSAYKTIVGCSLLGIVGSALFLLVTPKQYEASAQIKMAQIANINNNNNNLNPLGINIEEPQALISRMALPTSYPKETIALCGLSDTKNAEVALVSKVKLTITKGVSGSVDLKIRDVSKDTAKACANAVYELIKTSQSGLISPYIDEAVKKLNTEQERLNRATQIIAKADKSGAAVSAAYLATRDEIRYLLDQISNMQNIITGNESRAAHLTAPIYLKEEPVFPQNRNSLLVGLLLGGFLGLALFLVRKWYISNRAALKHQMLTY; this comes from the coding sequence ATGACTAATTTTCATCAAAATACAGAAAATCTAAACTCACAAAACCTTGATGCTGGCGCGCATGAAATTTCTTTAATCCATTTGTTGATATTTTTTAAATCTGCATACAAGACTATCGTTGGGTGCTCTCTACTTGGTATTGTAGGTTCGGCCCTTTTTCTCTTGGTGACCCCTAAGCAGTACGAGGCGAGCGCTCAAATCAAGATGGCGCAGATTGCAAATATCAACAACAATAACAATAACCTTAACCCCCTGGGCATTAATATCGAGGAGCCTCAGGCGCTCATCAGCCGGATGGCCCTTCCGACCTCCTACCCTAAGGAGACCATCGCGCTCTGTGGCTTATCTGACACAAAAAACGCCGAAGTCGCGCTTGTGAGTAAAGTGAAGCTCACTATCACCAAAGGTGTGAGCGGGAGCGTAGACCTAAAGATCCGTGATGTCTCTAAGGATACTGCCAAAGCGTGCGCAAACGCGGTCTACGAACTCATCAAGACCTCTCAGTCCGGGCTCATCTCGCCCTATATTGACGAGGCTGTGAAAAAATTGAATACTGAGCAGGAGCGCCTAAACCGCGCTACCCAAATAATCGCCAAGGCCGATAAGTCAGGCGCAGCCGTGAGCGCTGCCTACCTTGCCACCCGCGATGAAATCCGCTACTTGCTTGATCAAATCTCGAACATGCAAAACATCATCACCGGCAACGAAAGCCGCGCGGCTCATCTCACGGCCCCGATTTACCTGAAAGAAGAGCCGGTATTCCCTCAAAACCGCAATAGCCTCTTGGTCGGTCTACTGCTCGGGGGCTTTCTGGGGCTGGCTTTGTTCCTAGTGCGCAAGTGGTACATATCCAATCGCGCAGCCCTTAAACATCAAATGTTAACGTACTAG
- a CDS encoding UDP-glucuronic acid decarboxylase family protein, with amino-acid sequence MTINQNKILITGGAGFLGSHLTERLVREGNDVLVVDNFFTGNKQNLAHLMGNPNLEIMRHDVTFPLYVEVNQIYNLACPASPVHYQYDPVQTTKTSVHGAINMLGLAKRTRARILQASTSEVYGDPEVHPQPEGYWGRVNPIGIRSCYDEGKRCAETLFFDYFRQHQTDIKVVRIFNTYGPRMHPNDGRVVSNFVVQALQGKDITIYGDGSQTRSFCYVDDLIDAMVRMMNSEKGFTGPVNIGNPGEFTMLELAEMVLKLSGSKSKIIHQPLPSDDPKQRQPNIDLAKAKLGWEPRVSLEDGLKETIAYFKNL; translated from the coding sequence ATGACAATTAATCAAAACAAAATCCTCATCACCGGTGGAGCTGGCTTTTTAGGCTCTCATCTGACTGAACGCTTGGTTCGGGAGGGTAATGATGTTTTGGTAGTGGATAACTTTTTTACTGGCAACAAACAGAACCTTGCGCACTTGATGGGTAATCCTAATTTGGAGATCATGCGCCATGATGTGACCTTTCCTTTGTATGTCGAGGTCAATCAGATCTATAACTTGGCGTGTCCCGCCTCTCCAGTGCATTACCAATACGATCCCGTGCAAACGACTAAAACCAGTGTGCACGGTGCGATTAATATGCTAGGTCTCGCTAAGCGGACGCGCGCCCGTATTTTGCAAGCCTCTACGAGTGAGGTATATGGTGATCCAGAGGTGCATCCTCAACCCGAGGGCTATTGGGGCAGAGTCAATCCGATTGGCATTCGGTCCTGTTATGACGAGGGTAAGCGCTGTGCTGAAACCCTATTTTTTGACTACTTTCGTCAACACCAAACCGATATCAAAGTGGTACGTATCTTCAACACCTATGGCCCAAGGATGCATCCCAATGATGGTCGGGTCGTGAGCAACTTTGTCGTGCAGGCCTTGCAAGGTAAAGACATCACGATTTATGGAGACGGTTCTCAGACCCGAAGTTTTTGCTATGTCGATGACCTAATCGACGCCATGGTCAGAATGATGAACTCAGAGAAGGGTTTTACTGGCCCCGTTAATATTGGCAACCCCGGAGAGTTCACCATGCTCGAGCTTGCCGAGATGGTTCTCAAGCTTTCTGGCAGTAAATCCAAGATTATTCATCAACCATTGCCATCGGATGATCCGAAGCAGCGTCAGCCCAATATTGATTTAGCTAAAGCCAAATTAGGGTGGGAGCCCAGGGTATCCCTTGAGGATGGCCTGAAAGAAACGATTGCTTATTTTAAAAATTTATAA
- a CDS encoding glycosyltransferase family 4 protein, whose product MNNSVLFFRDFHEDKRISMENYANNLISAMHENCPDINISEVRPTLHSIKFIPKNIFNLQMRVARYLLYPLVALSNKKNKVFHILDHGYAHLILVLGKKRTVITVHDIIPLLAGRGIIAGVVNKRRSWLFELTAYFFKYAKHIIAISESTRNDLIKYCGCDPKKITVIYYGLGREFRVFSEEEKITARKNFGFQKDGKFILITGHQFYKNHATAIKIFDELAEIFPNLFLVKSGENTEDWKRHTEASNYKDRIFNVFLKPSDMPALYNSVDCLLFPSLYEGFGWPPVEAMACGTPVVSSNTSSLPEAVGSSGLMADPDDISAFTKHIKKLLLEKPYHDSQIERGLQHSQKFHWEINAKKTRIVYQKILKEGRNE is encoded by the coding sequence ATGAATAATAGCGTTCTGTTCTTTCGTGATTTTCATGAAGATAAAAGAATCAGCATGGAAAATTATGCCAATAATCTGATATCTGCAATGCATGAGAATTGCCCAGACATCAATATTTCAGAAGTTAGGCCAACCTTACACTCAATAAAATTCATACCAAAAAATATCTTTAATTTACAGATGAGAGTAGCAAGGTATTTGCTCTATCCTCTTGTGGCATTGTCTAACAAGAAAAATAAAGTTTTCCATATTTTGGATCATGGATATGCTCATCTAATTCTAGTCCTTGGAAAAAAAAGAACTGTCATTACAGTGCACGACATAATACCGTTACTTGCTGGTAGGGGAATTATTGCTGGCGTTGTAAATAAAAGAAGGAGTTGGTTGTTTGAACTAACCGCATATTTTTTTAAATATGCGAAACATATCATAGCTATAAGTGAAAGCACCAGAAATGATTTAATTAAATATTGTGGATGTGATCCTAAGAAAATTACCGTTATTTATTATGGTTTAGGAAGAGAATTTCGTGTCTTTTCAGAAGAGGAAAAAATAACTGCCAGAAAGAATTTTGGCTTTCAAAAAGATGGAAAATTTATTTTGATCACAGGCCATCAGTTTTATAAAAATCATGCAACTGCAATAAAAATTTTTGATGAACTAGCAGAAATTTTCCCAAATTTATTTTTAGTAAAAAGCGGAGAAAACACCGAGGATTGGAAGAGACATACTGAGGCAAGCAATTATAAAGATCGCATATTTAATGTCTTTTTAAAGCCTAGTGATATGCCGGCGTTGTACAATTCTGTGGATTGTTTATTATTTCCTTCATTGTACGAGGGTTTCGGTTGGCCGCCCGTAGAGGCAATGGCATGTGGAACCCCAGTTGTGTCGTCAAATACAAGTTCCTTGCCTGAGGCAGTGGGTTCATCTGGGTTGATGGCTGATCCGGACGACATATCTGCTTTTACGAAACACATTAAAAAGTTATTATTAGAAAAACCATATCATGATTCACAGATTGAAAGAGGATTACAACATTCTCAAAAATTTCATTGGGAAATCAATGCTAAAAAAACTAGAATTGTCTATCAAAAAATTTTAAAGGAAGGTCGAAATGAATAG
- a CDS encoding SDR family NAD(P)-dependent oxidoreductase, with protein MNRKILITGGAGFIGANCAKFFFENDWDVLIVDNLSRKGGAINLEWLKNNIKLKFFQADIRDYDLMKEIIKTETPDVIIHLAAQVAVTTSVLNPFEDFDINARGTFNILEALRLTSPNTIFINASTNKVYGKLEALNVIERNNRYEYCDSPNGIDEKFPLEFYSPYGCSKGSADQYTLDYARIFGIKSTTFRQSCIYGERQFGVEDQGWVAWFAIAAALDKEITIYGDGMQIRDVLSVKDLAKAYLAAIDNIDKAVGQAFNIGGGPENTLSLIELIDLLEKKNQKKIPLHWDDWRPGDQQVFVCDVNKAKKLLKWVPTVTVKEGVGELVDWVQRNKTLFSGL; from the coding sequence ATGAATAGAAAAATATTAATTACTGGGGGGGCTGGATTTATAGGAGCTAATTGCGCTAAATTTTTTTTCGAAAATGATTGGGATGTACTAATAGTAGATAACCTGTCACGAAAAGGTGGAGCTATAAACTTAGAATGGTTAAAAAATAATATTAAATTAAAGTTTTTCCAAGCTGATATTCGTGATTATGATTTGATGAAAGAAATTATAAAAACAGAGACTCCAGACGTTATTATTCACTTGGCTGCACAGGTGGCAGTAACTACCTCAGTGTTAAATCCATTCGAAGATTTCGATATTAATGCGAGAGGAACATTTAATATTCTCGAAGCTCTACGATTGACATCTCCTAATACGATTTTCATTAATGCTTCAACAAACAAAGTTTACGGAAAACTCGAAGCCCTGAATGTGATCGAACGGAATAATAGATATGAATATTGTGATTCACCTAACGGCATTGATGAGAAATTTCCATTAGAGTTTTATTCACCATATGGTTGCTCAAAAGGCTCTGCCGATCAGTACACTTTAGATTACGCCAGAATTTTTGGGATAAAGTCAACAACATTCAGACAATCTTGCATTTATGGCGAAAGACAGTTTGGGGTTGAGGATCAAGGATGGGTCGCATGGTTTGCTATTGCAGCAGCACTCGATAAAGAGATCACAATTTATGGTGATGGAATGCAGATAAGGGATGTCTTATCGGTAAAGGATTTAGCTAAAGCATATCTTGCAGCTATCGATAATATAGATAAGGCTGTTGGGCAAGCGTTTAATATTGGTGGAGGTCCTGAAAATACTCTATCACTCATTGAGCTAATAGATTTATTAGAAAAGAAGAATCAAAAAAAGATACCTTTACATTGGGACGACTGGAGACCAGGTGATCAGCAAGTTTTTGTTTGCGATGTAAATAAGGCTAAGAAGTTATTGAAATGGGTCCCTACTGTTACAGTTAAAGAGGGAGTTGGAGAATTAGTTGACTGGGTACAGAGAAACAAAACACTATTTAGCGGTTTGTAA
- a CDS encoding glycosyltransferase family 4 protein, translating into MVTKIAYFVSHPIQYQAPLLSKISTDPSIDLTVYFSSDCSLQGYVDQGFGRIIKWDMPLTNGYSFKFLPSIGGNKKITFWSPFSHGIYKILRTENYDFVWIHGYARFLNLRIILIAKLLGIKVMIRDEATAISAKRGKIKKALKKIFFYFLKKNVDGFLAIGTMNSDYYYAHGIPIEKVFMVPYAVDNNFFQQKWKLNEKNINLIKKNLGLNPNRKIILFSSKLIKRKRPCDLLSAYIELINTESDSRPYLIFVGDGELASELKSKVKLKGLENDVIFFGFINQSRLPDFYSICDVFVLPSEFEPWGLVINEAMNFCKPIIATSDVGATKDLIEQGVNGYTYKVGDTAALKNHLKTILSNEELRVYLGQNGIKKIEKWNYESDLFGLKQAINKLSKKNAY; encoded by the coding sequence ATGGTTACAAAGATTGCATACTTTGTTTCACACCCCATACAGTATCAAGCCCCACTATTATCAAAAATATCTACTGATCCATCAATTGATTTGACAGTATATTTTTCGAGTGATTGTTCGCTTCAGGGCTATGTTGATCAAGGTTTTGGAAGGATTATAAAATGGGATATGCCACTAACTAATGGATATTCATTTAAATTTCTACCTTCGATAGGAGGCAACAAAAAAATAACATTTTGGAGTCCATTTTCTCATGGAATTTATAAAATTCTACGTACTGAAAATTACGATTTTGTGTGGATACATGGATATGCCCGATTTTTAAATTTGCGCATTATTTTGATTGCAAAATTATTAGGTATAAAAGTAATGATAAGAGATGAGGCAACAGCAATCAGCGCAAAAAGGGGAAAGATTAAAAAAGCCTTAAAAAAAATATTCTTTTATTTTTTAAAAAAAAATGTAGATGGTTTTTTAGCAATTGGAACAATGAATTCTGATTACTACTACGCCCATGGGATACCAATTGAGAAAGTGTTTATGGTTCCTTACGCTGTAGATAATAATTTTTTCCAACAGAAATGGAAATTAAATGAAAAAAATATTAACTTAATTAAAAAAAATTTAGGCCTTAATCCTAACCGTAAGATTATTTTATTTTCCAGTAAGTTAATAAAAAGAAAAAGACCTTGCGACCTATTAAGTGCTTATATTGAATTAATCAATACTGAATCCGATTCAAGGCCTTACTTAATTTTTGTTGGGGATGGCGAATTAGCATCGGAATTAAAGTCTAAAGTGAAATTAAAAGGACTCGAAAACGATGTAATATTTTTTGGATTTATTAACCAGAGTCGTCTTCCTGATTTTTATTCAATTTGTGACGTCTTCGTGCTCCCTTCAGAGTTTGAGCCATGGGGATTAGTTATTAATGAAGCGATGAATTTTTGTAAACCAATTATTGCTACCAGTGATGTTGGTGCTACAAAAGATTTGATTGAACAGGGTGTGAATGGATATACTTACAAAGTTGGAGATACTGCTGCTCTAAAAAATCACTTAAAGACAATTCTATCAAATGAAGAATTAAGAGTTTACTTAGGGCAGAATGGCATAAAAAAAATTGAGAAATGGAATTATGAGAGTGATTTATTTGGACTAAAACAAGCTATAAATAAATTAAGTAAAAAAAATGCTTATTAG
- a CDS encoding glycosyltransferase family 2 protein: protein MLISVVIPTYNEEQDIGKTLSSLLMQDYKNFEILVVDDSTDSTRVIVESFQDSRIKFLHPGGGGRCEARNYGIKISNGEIICILNADVQPRRDFFSRIIHHYQMGADYVLVNSRVSNQNALLARFVGSKGDFLYNINTHPDKIEWTEGFSAKRKVILKTKLFPTGYVMPICAGEDGFFGKSLKEIGAKKVIDFSIAVDHIAPAKLYEYWHIRKGRGVGSIQCKRFLEKDSFIKIINIALLKTIKSLFEICLVFPMLISCINISRFSSRGYRDALIFTYPYIIEKCAFHYGEWITIFEIKKREAKINARR from the coding sequence ATGCTTATTAGTGTTGTGATTCCAACATACAATGAGGAACAAGATATTGGTAAAACATTAAGCTCATTGTTGATGCAAGATTATAAAAATTTTGAAATACTGGTTGTTGATGATTCAACAGACTCCACTCGTGTAATTGTTGAAAGCTTTCAGGATTCAAGAATAAAATTTTTACATCCAGGGGGTGGTGGTAGATGCGAAGCAAGAAATTACGGAATAAAAATATCTAATGGTGAAATTATTTGCATACTAAATGCTGATGTACAGCCAAGACGTGATTTTTTCAGCAGAATAATTCATCATTATCAGATGGGTGCAGATTATGTCCTAGTGAACTCCAGGGTATCGAATCAAAATGCTCTTTTGGCTAGATTTGTTGGATCAAAAGGGGATTTTTTGTATAACATTAATACTCACCCTGACAAGATTGAATGGACAGAGGGTTTCAGTGCCAAAAGGAAAGTAATATTGAAAACCAAGCTTTTCCCAACAGGATATGTGATGCCAATTTGCGCTGGTGAAGATGGTTTTTTTGGTAAGAGCCTAAAAGAAATAGGCGCTAAAAAAGTAATTGATTTTTCAATAGCCGTTGATCATATAGCCCCTGCAAAATTATATGAATACTGGCACATTAGGAAAGGACGTGGAGTCGGATCAATTCAATGTAAGAGATTTTTAGAAAAAGATAGTTTTATTAAAATCATTAATATAGCTTTATTAAAAACTATCAAATCTCTGTTTGAAATATGCTTAGTATTCCCTATGCTAATTAGTTGCATTAATATTTCTCGATTTTCATCAAGAGGCTATAGGGACGCATTAATATTTACTTATCCATACATTATAGAAAAATGTGCATTTCATTATGGAGAGTGGATAACAATTTTCGAGATAAAAAAACGGGAAGCCAAAATAAATGCAAGAAGATGA
- a CDS encoding class I SAM-dependent methyltransferase, whose product MQEDDKTPLDWDLPVESLFERIFKKPIRSLIYPLYLNIRSEILKKKYGGLIPNSLKINLFIYGTRGLEYQILRKLLNRYSPLKNKSILIAGCGTGRDIPSWLKYSPEKLFCIDFYSYKRSWDTILNYYKSNNTKIHFMQQDLEHMENIPSDSLDIIGSDAVFEHLANLSAVLSECYRILKPDGILYANFGPLWRTWSGDHISGFDGLGSGFNHLLLNEENYKEYIKLFGDYTHNEHDGRTWIYSNMFSYLVAEEYIEKLEEQGFQQLHLSCSIDPGTIKFLKKYPIKTRLLLSKYKKSDLLIAGLTIIYKKPSLKV is encoded by the coding sequence ATGCAAGAAGATGATAAGACTCCATTAGATTGGGATTTGCCAGTTGAGAGTCTTTTTGAGAGGATATTTAAAAAACCAATTCGTTCTTTAATTTATCCACTGTATCTTAATATCAGAAGCGAAATTCTCAAAAAAAAATATGGTGGATTAATACCCAATTCCCTTAAGATAAATCTTTTTATTTATGGTACTAGGGGCTTGGAGTACCAAATATTAAGAAAACTTCTAAATAGGTATTCTCCGTTGAAAAATAAATCAATTTTGATTGCTGGATGCGGAACTGGTCGCGATATTCCTAGTTGGCTAAAATATTCACCTGAAAAGCTATTTTGTATCGATTTTTATTCCTATAAAAGATCCTGGGATACAATACTTAACTACTATAAGAGCAATAATACTAAGATTCATTTTATGCAGCAGGATCTAGAGCATATGGAGAATATCCCCAGTGATAGTCTAGATATCATCGGTTCTGATGCTGTATTTGAGCATTTGGCAAATCTTTCTGCAGTTTTATCAGAATGTTACAGAATATTAAAGCCAGATGGAATATTGTATGCAAATTTTGGTCCTCTATGGAGAACTTGGTCTGGGGACCATATATCAGGATTTGATGGATTAGGATCAGGTTTTAATCATTTGCTGCTTAATGAAGAAAATTACAAGGAATACATAAAATTATTTGGAGACTATACACACAATGAGCATGATGGAAGAACATGGATCTATAGCAATATGTTTAGCTATCTTGTTGCAGAGGAATATATTGAAAAGCTGGAAGAGCAAGGCTTCCAGCAATTGCACCTCAGCTGTTCAATTGATCCCGGTACTATAAAATTCTTAAAAAAATATCCAATCAAAACACGTCTCCTACTGAGTAAATACAAAAAATCAGATCTACTTATAGCTGGTTTAACAATAATTTATAAAAAACCATCTCTTAAGGTATAA